In one window of Candidatus Hydrogenedentota bacterium DNA:
- a CDS encoding dihydroorotase, with translation MTLAIVNGHLIDPASGLSEPMDLLVADGLVREIGRGLKGDETLDARGLVVCPGLVDIQVHFREPGFESKETIATGSRAAARGGVTSVVTMANTNPPIDNAGLVELVTRRARETACIKIRPAACATKGMKGEELTEMAELKEAGAVAVTDDGRDIRSSAVMRRVLEYAGMVGLPYLAHCQDEDLSDGGAMNEGYYSTLMGIPGIPKAAEEVRIDRNIRLAELAGAHIHIQHISTALGVEIVREAKKRGARVTAESAPHYWSLTDAAVLRFNTNAKMYPPLREARDMEAVIEGFRDGTLDNIATDHAPHTSTEKNVEFQMAPFGIIGLETSLALTITHLVNPGHITLEKAVELLTIGGSRVCALGAGELRAGGPADIALFDPAEKWTVRTEDFGSRSTNSPYVGQTLCGRVKHTLCDGKLV, from the coding sequence ATGACCCTTGCCATAGTGAACGGACACCTGATTGACCCGGCCTCCGGCCTCTCGGAGCCCATGGACCTCCTGGTCGCCGACGGGCTTGTGCGGGAAATTGGGCGCGGCCTCAAGGGCGACGAGACCCTGGACGCGCGCGGCCTCGTGGTCTGCCCCGGACTGGTGGACATCCAGGTCCACTTCCGCGAGCCCGGATTCGAGTCGAAGGAGACCATCGCCACCGGCAGCCGCGCCGCCGCCAGGGGCGGCGTCACCTCCGTGGTCACCATGGCGAACACCAACCCGCCCATTGACAACGCGGGCCTGGTCGAACTGGTCACCCGCCGCGCGCGGGAGACGGCCTGCATTAAAATCCGCCCCGCCGCGTGCGCCACCAAGGGCATGAAGGGCGAGGAGCTCACGGAGATGGCGGAGTTGAAGGAAGCGGGCGCCGTCGCCGTGACGGACGACGGGCGCGACATCCGCAGCAGCGCCGTGATGCGCCGCGTCCTCGAGTACGCGGGCATGGTCGGCCTGCCCTACCTCGCCCACTGCCAGGACGAGGACCTCAGCGACGGCGGCGCCATGAACGAGGGCTACTACTCCACCCTCATGGGCATCCCCGGCATCCCCAAGGCCGCCGAGGAGGTCCGCATTGACCGCAACATCCGCCTCGCCGAGCTCGCGGGCGCGCACATCCACATCCAGCACATCTCCACCGCCCTCGGCGTGGAAATCGTCCGCGAGGCGAAAAAGCGCGGCGCCAGGGTCACCGCCGAGTCCGCGCCCCACTACTGGAGCCTCACGGACGCCGCCGTGCTCCGCTTCAACACCAACGCCAAGATGTACCCGCCCCTGCGCGAGGCCCGCGACATGGAGGCCGTCATCGAGGGCTTCCGCGACGGCACCCTGGACAACATCGCCACGGACCACGCGCCCCACACCAGCACGGAGAAAAACGTCGAGTTCCAAATGGCGCCCTTCGGCATCATCGGTTTGGAGACTTCCCTGGCCCTGACCATCACCCACCTGGTCAACCCCGGCCACATCACCCTCGAAAAGGCCGTGGAACTCCTCACCATCGGCGGGTCCCGCGTCTGCGCCCTCGGCGCGGGCGAGCTCCGCGCGGGCGGTCCGGCGGACATCGCCCTTTTCGACCCCGCGGAGAAATGGACCGTGCGCACCGAAGACTTCGGGTCACGCAGCACTAACTCCCCCTATGTCGGCCAGACCCTCTGCGGACGGGTCAAGCACACCCTCTGCGACGGGAAACTGGTCTA
- a CDS encoding aspartate carbamoyltransferase catalytic subunit, with the protein MAEANQTVWTRKDLIGIADLSRGEIELVLDTAPQFVAVSQRASGIKKVPLLQGRLVVTWFHEPSTRTRSSFELAAKRLSADTLAIASSTSSSVKGETLHDTLANIEAMRADIIVLRHGCAGAPHLLAAGHASHIVNAGDGRHEHPTQALLDCFTMRDSLRRRLGNPEASLDGLKVAIVGDVEHSRVARSDIHALKKLGAEVVLCGPSTLIPRGVEQMGVTVTHKLREALADADVVYSLRIQLERQAKALFPSLREYIKLFRIDAETLKFAPDHAIVMHPGPINRDLELSTEVADGPRSVILQQVTNGVAIRMAVMHLLANSAAARA; encoded by the coding sequence ATGGCGGAGGCGAATCAGACCGTCTGGACGCGCAAGGACCTCATCGGCATCGCCGATCTGTCCCGCGGGGAGATCGAGCTGGTGCTGGACACGGCCCCGCAGTTTGTGGCGGTGTCCCAGCGGGCCAGCGGCATCAAGAAGGTGCCCCTGCTGCAGGGCCGCCTCGTGGTCACCTGGTTTCACGAGCCGAGCACGCGCACGCGCTCGTCCTTCGAACTGGCGGCGAAGCGGCTCAGCGCGGACACCCTGGCCATCGCCTCCTCAACGTCCAGCTCGGTGAAGGGCGAGACCCTCCACGACACGCTGGCGAACATCGAGGCCATGCGCGCCGACATCATCGTGCTGCGCCATGGCTGCGCGGGCGCGCCGCACCTGCTGGCGGCGGGCCACGCCTCACACATCGTCAACGCCGGGGACGGGCGCCACGAGCACCCCACCCAGGCGCTGCTGGACTGTTTCACCATGCGCGACAGCCTGCGCCGCCGCCTGGGCAACCCGGAAGCCTCGCTGGACGGGCTGAAGGTGGCCATTGTCGGCGATGTCGAGCACAGCCGCGTGGCCCGGAGCGACATCCACGCCCTGAAAAAACTGGGCGCGGAGGTGGTCCTGTGCGGGCCGTCCACGCTCATCCCGCGCGGCGTCGAACAGATGGGCGTCACGGTCACGCACAAGCTGCGCGAGGCCCTGGCCGACGCGGACGTGGTCTATTCCCTGCGCATCCAGCTCGAGCGGCAGGCGAAGGCGCTCTTCCCCAGCCTGCGCGAGTACATCAAACTGTTCCGGATTGACGCCGAAACCCTGAAGTTTGCCCCGGACCACGCGATTGTGATGCATCCGGGGCCCATCAACCGCGATTTGGAGCTGTCCACCGAAGTGGCGGACGGGCCCAGAAGCGTCATTCTCCAGCAGGTGACCAACGGCGTCGCCATCCGCATGGCCGTGATGCACCTGCTGGCGAACAGCGCCGCGGCGCGCGCCTGA
- the pyrR gene encoding bifunctional pyr operon transcriptional regulator/uracil phosphoribosyltransferase PyrR → MDRQAMAATVRSMALAIADANPEVGSLVLLGILRRGRPLADRLAALIGEVTGTTPPVGSLSTTMYRDDVRAGGAVPAHKGHTHFDFNVDGRTVLLVDDVLAAGRTIRAAMDEVMDYGRPRRIQLACLVDRGGRELPIQADYLGYSIATGPGEWVYVRLNELDGEDAVLLQCGGEPVEPEQEGA, encoded by the coding sequence ATGGACCGCCAGGCGATGGCGGCGACCGTCAGGAGCATGGCGCTGGCCATCGCGGACGCGAACCCGGAGGTGGGCTCGCTGGTCCTGCTGGGCATCCTGCGCCGGGGCCGCCCGCTGGCGGACCGGCTGGCGGCGCTGATCGGCGAGGTCACGGGCACCACCCCGCCCGTGGGCTCGCTGTCCACCACGATGTACCGGGACGACGTGCGGGCCGGGGGCGCGGTCCCCGCGCACAAGGGCCACACCCATTTCGACTTCAACGTGGACGGGCGCACGGTCCTGCTGGTGGACGACGTGCTGGCGGCGGGCCGGACCATCCGGGCCGCGATGGACGAGGTGATGGACTACGGCAGGCCGCGGCGCATCCAGCTCGCCTGCCTGGTGGACCGGGGCGGCCGCGAGCTGCCCATCCAGGCGGACTACCTGGGCTACAGCATCGCCACGGGGCCGGGCGAGTGGGTGTATGTGCGGCTGAACGAACTGGACGGCGAGGACGCCGTGCTGCTTCAGTGCGGCGGCGAGCCGGTGGAACCGGAACAGGAAGGAGCGTAG
- a CDS encoding FadR family transcriptional regulator: MNHKSLTTTRSMDITERLTRRIVDGVYPEGSKLPTERALAEEFEVARHVVREALKRIEAIGLVRIRQGSGIYVQRLHFFAGLEIFDLLLTHEDGSFNFPFLRDVLEFRGNLIRTIVRLAVENHTDAEAERAEVLARRLTTPGQDNERREAVSAELFELIAHSSQNQVYALLYNSVARIFIKLRRMFDIPLMGPDESRQVLLALMAAYKNRDTEGADLLMQGYVAALDASIRNMAGVAAAE; the protein is encoded by the coding sequence ATGAATCATAAATCGCTGACCACGACACGCTCCATGGACATCACCGAGCGGCTGACGCGCCGCATAGTGGACGGGGTGTATCCGGAGGGCTCGAAGCTGCCGACGGAGCGCGCCCTGGCGGAGGAGTTCGAGGTGGCCCGGCATGTGGTCCGCGAGGCGCTCAAGCGCATCGAGGCCATTGGACTGGTCCGTATCCGGCAGGGTTCCGGCATCTATGTGCAGCGGCTTCACTTTTTCGCCGGCCTGGAGATTTTCGACCTCCTGCTCACCCATGAGGACGGGAGCTTCAACTTCCCCTTTCTGCGCGACGTGCTCGAGTTCAGGGGCAACCTGATCCGCACCATCGTCCGCCTGGCCGTGGAGAACCACACGGACGCGGAGGCGGAGCGGGCGGAGGTGCTGGCGCGGCGGCTCACCACGCCGGGCCAGGACAATGAGCGGCGCGAGGCCGTCTCCGCCGAACTGTTCGAGCTGATCGCCCATTCCTCTCAAAACCAGGTGTACGCCCTGCTCTACAACAGCGTGGCGCGCATTTTCATCAAACTCCGCCGCATGTTCGACATCCCCCTCATGGGGCCGGACGAGTCCCGCCAGGTGCTCCTGGCGCTCATGGCCGCCTATAAAAACCGTGACACGGAGGGGGCGGACCTGCTCATGCAGGGCTATGTGGCCGCCTTGGACGCCTCCATCCGGAACATGGCCGGGGTGGCCGCCGCGGAGTGA
- a CDS encoding GatB/YqeY domain-containing protein produces MTIRERIQEGIKQATKDRDQVRLETLRMAKGALLLKEKESPHEHGVSDEEAVAALRAEVKKRQQSMETYEQVGRMDTVETLKQEIAVIEEYLPKQLDEAALGAKVREYLAEHPEINHAGKLTGALKKELGDLADGRMLSELCKKALE; encoded by the coding sequence ATGACCATCCGGGAACGCATACAGGAGGGGATCAAGCAGGCCACGAAGGACCGGGACCAGGTGCGGCTGGAGACGCTGCGCATGGCCAAGGGCGCCCTGCTGTTGAAAGAAAAGGAGTCGCCCCACGAGCATGGCGTGTCCGACGAGGAGGCGGTGGCCGCGCTTCGCGCCGAGGTGAAGAAGCGCCAGCAGAGCATGGAGACCTATGAACAGGTGGGCCGCATGGACACCGTGGAGACCCTCAAGCAGGAAATCGCCGTCATCGAGGAGTATCTGCCCAAACAACTCGACGAGGCGGCCCTCGGGGCGAAGGTGCGGGAGTATCTGGCGGAACACCCCGAAATCAACCATGCGGGAAAACTGACCGGGGCGTTGAAAAAGGAACTGGGCGACCTCGCCGACGGGCGGATGCTCAGCGAACTCTGCAAGAAAGCGCTCGAATAG
- a CDS encoding sigma-70 family RNA polymerase sigma factor: protein MELKKRLESMLEKDESRGNRLGIAAAPETLAELPESEGLWYESPEEVDRAVAEAALRARRIRWVRRQMVLLLTDRERSHVVCHYFLGMTIRESAAMHGVSPSVANRNVLRAVGKLRAAARACKPPRSR from the coding sequence ATGGAACTGAAAAAGCGCCTGGAGTCAATGCTGGAAAAGGACGAAAGCCGGGGCAACCGCCTGGGCATCGCCGCCGCGCCGGAGACCCTGGCGGAGCTGCCCGAGTCCGAGGGGTTGTGGTACGAGTCGCCCGAGGAGGTGGACCGGGCCGTCGCGGAGGCGGCGCTCCGCGCCCGCCGCATCCGGTGGGTGCGCAGGCAGATGGTGCTCCTCCTCACCGACCGCGAGCGCAGCCATGTGGTCTGCCACTACTTCCTGGGCATGACCATCCGCGAGTCGGCCGCGATGCACGGCGTGAGCCCCTCCGTGGCCAACCGAAACGTCCTCCGGGCCGTCGGGAAACTGCGCGCCGCCGCGCGGGCCTGCAAGCCCCCGCGCAGCCGGTGA
- a CDS encoding DUF1559 domain-containing protein — MRKKGFTLIELLVVIAIIGILAAILLPALARAREAARRSSCQNNLKQWGLVFKMYGNESKGLFPPLQAGSGPNVDNPSGYVGVLDLGPWVFGLYPEYLTDPNIVFCPSDAELADAQKKARNKVTGEWCFGYADTNGGECARSVDASYSYWGWVFDQADFTSPQAPLSSFNVLGMVAPLLQPDEMPRDPNAPVPAQVGRAIDGLLSAGGATISAELLEYYGGNRRGFFPGVDKDINVGTPYGNGGGGTVYRLREGVERFLITDINNPGAGAQAQSSIFIMFDQLSTVASGYNHVPGGCNILFMDGHVEFRRYEKQGKGPVNGPLAEIGGIFAGS; from the coding sequence ATGCGGAAAAAAGGATTCACACTCATCGAGCTGCTGGTGGTCATCGCCATCATCGGCATCCTCGCGGCCATCCTGCTCCCGGCGCTTGCGCGCGCCCGCGAGGCGGCACGCCGCTCCTCCTGCCAGAACAACCTGAAGCAGTGGGGTTTGGTCTTCAAAATGTACGGCAACGAGTCCAAGGGTCTCTTTCCGCCCCTGCAGGCCGGGTCAGGGCCCAATGTGGACAACCCCAGCGGTTATGTCGGAGTGCTGGACCTTGGCCCATGGGTTTTTGGCCTGTATCCCGAATATCTGACTGACCCCAACATCGTGTTCTGCCCCTCTGATGCCGAACTGGCAGATGCGCAGAAAAAGGCCCGCAATAAAGTCACTGGTGAGTGGTGCTTTGGCTATGCCGACACCAACGGCGGCGAATGCGCCCGCTCTGTGGATGCCAGTTACAGTTACTGGGGATGGGTTTTTGACCAGGCGGACTTTACCAGCCCCCAGGCACCGCTGAGTTCATTTAATGTCTTGGGGATGGTTGCCCCCCTTCTTCAACCGGACGAAATGCCACGGGACCCGAACGCCCCTGTGCCTGCGCAAGTTGGAAGGGCCATTGACGGACTTCTTTCCGCTGGTGGCGCCACGATCAGCGCAGAGCTTCTTGAGTATTATGGCGGGAACCGTCGCGGCTTCTTTCCCGGTGTGGACAAGGACATCAATGTTGGCACCCCTTATGGCAACGGGGGCGGCGGCACTGTGTACCGTCTCCGCGAGGGTGTGGAGCGGTTCCTGATAACCGACATCAACAATCCCGGCGCGGGCGCGCAGGCGCAAAGCAGCATCTTCATCATGTTCGACCAATTGTCCACTGTGGCAAGCGGCTACAATCATGTGCCCGGCGGCTGCAACATCCTCTTCATGGACGGCCATGTCGAGTTCCGCCGTTACGAAAAGCAGGGCAAGGGTCCGGTGAATGGTCCTTTGGCTGAAATTGGCGGCATCTTCGCCGGCAGTTGA